The window CAGGTTCGGGTCAATAATGGACCCGATTTTTCGGGGTAGATTCGGGTCCGGTTCGGGTCCCCCGAAACTCAGAAATTTGCCATCCCTAATGAAAAGTATGGTTGATTTAACATATTGATTTAATTGTAGTTATATACGTTgatataatcattatttaatgttaaattaaattaatagataattataatatcataactgaaagtttttttattctggtatatttttatatttaatatttaatattaaattaaattaatataaatatttttttttataattaatataatatattaactaaatctcttatttttcttacttttttttataaaaattcaattaataaatataatattaattaatatatataatattttagaggagaattattagatttacttttaaaataattaataaaaaatattaatatatatatatatatataagtatatatataaaggagtAAACgacctaaaataattaatgatgaaacttaattaatagaattcatgaaaatatatatacggtgagggaaagaaaaacaattcataaatgaagagagaaatatgaaaaaatacctTGTGATATGAGaatcattttggagagagccatttcaaattaagcgttattagatatatatagatatgtgaGTGATAGgggaatttgagagagagaatgagagagagaaattatttaattttttcagccaATAATATTGCCGTCCACGTCATTCTCTTTCttattctctcaccaaattctctccctCAATCATTTCTATTATGTTATATGACCTCAcctattatcatttttttatttttttctatttttttatttttctctccttCAAGATTAATCCTATTTACATTTTATGATTAGATCATaattcaaaaatgaaattatgtatatgataaaatattttcttatataaaatgtaaccaaaaaaaattacattataatattaatatatatatatatatatatatcaaaagatttatgtaatcggaaaaaaaaagttatgacaattttaatataagccatttataaaaagataatatttttaatttgttatataaaatatttaaaaaattgtaatatccGCGCTTATAAAACAGACATCTGGCTTATATTGtccttaggccttgtttgattctGATTCTATTCAACCCAACTTTATATATCTTCTCTTTTTACTCATTAACATTTCTCCTTCCATTTGAGCTCAAATTAATGATGAACTGAGATTCTGCAACTGTTTGAAATGGGTAGAACTAGAAGAACGGCGAAGGGTTTTGATGTTAGTAGGGCTAAAGACTTCTTGAATTACTTGTCGAATGATAAACCTTTATTTCCATGGATGATTGCTTTGATTCTGATTGTTTGGTCGATTGAGAGATGGTTCATGTGCTTTACTAACTTCGTTCCTCTTTCAGTTGCTGTCTGGGCAACTTATCAGGTATATATAGAACAGATCAATCAaagttatttcaaataataagatGAATATGAATATTGAAACACCCTTTTTCAATTGATTTTCATCTATTTCAGTGGAAATAGAATTATTAGCTTGAATTAGATGTTACTTTCATTTGGGTCCTTTTGATTGTGATCCAAAATGAGAAAAACCCACGATTGTGATCCTTTCTTTGTTAAATGTAGCGAAATCTTTAATTCCAGATCAATCAAAGTTGCTTCAATTAATAAGCTGAATATGAATATTGAACCTTTTTTCAATTGATTTTCATCTATTTCAGTGGAAATAGAATTATGAGCTTGAATTAGATGTTACTTTCATTTGGATAATTTCTTTGTTAAATGTAGAGAAATCTTTATTAATGGGATTATAAAAAGGCAGTAATCTTCATTCTGCAGTATGGAAACTATCAATCTCAGATTCAAGCTAAGGATTTGGAAAGAAGATGGAAGCAAGTCATGTCGAATGCATCAGTTTtgtattttaatcattttaaaagtcCATGTTTTGATTGATGTTCCTTTTGTTATGTTGATGAAATCTTTTGTAATTTACACAGCCTGTTACCCCATTAGAGCATTGTGAATGGTTCAACAAATTACTTAATGAAATTTGGCCCAACTTCGTGAATCCAAAGCTTTCACTGAAATTTTCATCCATTGTTGAGGTGAATAGAAAtcttgatttttgttttattcaTCGTGTTTTTTCCAATGAAATGTGCATTTCCTTTGCAGGAACGATTGAAGCATCGAAAGCCTCCTTTAATAGTAAGTGAATAATTTATCccttctaatttatttattttctgttcacaatttttatagttttccGCTCAAATGTGACATTTTTTTGTTCTTGCAGGAGAAGATTGAACTGGAAGAATTCTCACTAGGTTCTTGTCCACCAAGTTTTGGCCTTAATGGTACTTGTTGGTCAATGTTTAGAGACCAGGTCTCCTTTTTTGTTCTGTTCTGTAAATTCACAATTATGACAAAACAAAAAACCAAATCTTTCCTTTTATGTTGTGGATTGTCGCCAAGTCTTAGCAGAGAACTATGCGGACGAGCTTTGACTGGGACACAACCGACGTGAGTATTCTTTTGGTGGCCAAGTTGACTAATCCTTTGATGAGGATTGCAAAGATAGCAGTAAAAAATGTTCATATTAAAGGAGAGGTAAttaactttctttttcttcaatatttgttattatCATGAATCTGATTGTATATTCTACAAACAGCTTCTTTTGAGGCCAATTCTAGATGGAAAAGCTGTTCTATACTCTTTCTTATACTCTCCCGAGGTTAGAATAGATTTGGCATTTGGAACTGGCGAAACCCAATCATTACCAGCCACCGAATTCCCAATTGTTTCTTCTTGGCTGGTACTTTTCTTCAACCAAACAAATCATTCTCGAAATGCTATCAGATATTggttagaatttttttaattttttgtgtgACAGGTTAAGGTTTTAAATGATACAATAGAAAAGACAATGGTTGAACCTCGTCGAAGATGTCTGTCTTTGCCTTCTGTAGACTTGAGGAAAAGTGTAGTGGGGGGAATGGTTTATGTTAAAGTAATTTCTGCTAGTGAACTTTCTGTAAGACAACCTAGTTTAGAAGGTTACCATATTGAGAAAGATCTATCTACATTTGTGGAGGTCAAACTCGAGCAGCTTTCTAGGAAGACTGATTTGAGATCAGGAACAAAACCAAAATGGAATGCATCGTTCAATATGGTTTTACATGATGAAATGGGGATTCTGAAATTCCATCTTTATGAATCTAATCCGGGAAATGCTAGGTACAACCACCTTGCAACCTGTGAAATTaaggtattttaaaaaatggctcTAGTTAATTTCAGTAGTCACTTCTTTGTTAACTCTATTAAGTTCTTAAATCACTTCTTTATCAAGATATTAACGAGTTAATCAAAATGAATTTCTGTGTTAAACTAGAGTTTGTTCTTCTGCCAATGATCAACAGATGAAATATGTTGCCGATGATTCAGTAATATATTGGGCATTAGGACCGGACAATGGCATTGTTGCTCAGCATGCTGAATTTTGTGGAAAAGAAGTTGAAATGATTGTTCCCTTTGAGGGAATGGATTCTGGAAAGGTATCAATACTATAACCATTGTTGAAGAAATCAAGCTGTTGAATTCTCTTCCTctttttaacatcaaatttgacATTTACAGTTAACTGTAAGACTTATCTTAAAGGAATGGCACTGTTCCGATGGTTCACTTAGCTTGAGCCATTTACCATTATCTGGATCCTCCTCAAGTTTCACTTCCAAAACTGGGAGAAAGATTTCAGTTACAGTTGTTGAAGGGAAGGATCTTATCGGGATGCACAAGTTTGGAAAATGTGATCCTTACGTTAAACTTCAGTATGGAAAGGTATTATCATCTTCCTTCTTGATCCTTAGATAAACTTTTTGTGTTGttacattatatatagagattctCCTTATATATCAGATCCAATACCTTCAATATAaggtaataatattatattatgagatGTTATTGTAATCtcataacataatataatatctaatatttcATCAAAAGACTGAAATCGGCTCTGGAATTCCTTTTTTTAGGACATTCAGGAAACCAAAGTTGTTAGGCACACAACAAGTCCTGTATGGGATAAGCAGTTTGAGTTCGAGGAATTAACAAATGGCgagtatttgaaaataaagtgtTATAGTGATGATACTTTTATAGACAAGAACCTCGGTGGTGCACAAGTCAGCTTAGAAGGACTAATCGATGGCTGCCCAAGAGATGTTTGGGTCCCACTTGAGAATGTTGATTCAGGAGATGTACGGCTTAAGATAGAGGCCTCAAAAATTGATGATAACGACGGTTCGAATGCTTGGATTGAACTTGTTCTCATAGAAGCGAAAGATCTGGTGGCTGCGGATCGTAATGGAAAGAGTGATCCGTATGTTAGGGTTCATTATGGATCAGTTAAGGAGAAAACTAAGGTAATGTATAAGACTTTGAATCCGATATGGAAtcaaaagtttaaatttttggATGATGGCAGTCATTTGGCTTTGTATGTGAAAGATCACAACACGGTTTTACCTACATCGAGCATTGGCGAATGCGTCGTGAATTATCAGCAATTGGATCTTAACCAACCTTGCGAGAAATGGGTAGCTCTTGAAGGGGTGAAAAATGGAGAGATTCGTATTCGAATCACGAGAAAGAATTTCGAAGTTGAAAAGAGATTATCTTTTGAATCGGAAACATGTACGATTAAAGCGCACCGAAACTCTTGCCTggtgagatttatttttaataatagaaaCAGTTTTTCAATTGTTTGTTATAACTCGTTGAATGaagatttgttttgttttgttacaGATGAAACAAATTATGATAAAACTCGATACATTGGTGGATGGTGATGATCTAGGTGAGGTGTCGGAATCTCTGAGAGAGCTGGAGAGGCTTTACGTTGGGCAAGAAGAGTACATGATCCAGCTTGAGACGGAGAAGAAGCTCTTGCTCGACAAGATTAGTGAACTCGACCATGAAATCTTGAATTCGTCTCCTCCTTAAATAAGTAGGAGATCGAATCTTTGCTTAAATATGCATGCATGGCTGGCTTAATGTGTATATGTACAAACAActcaaatgtttattttttctgCATTTTTGTGTGATTTTGGCGGTGAGATCTAGTAATcatcaaattatatttgaataaataacaaattatatatatcttcatAAAGATTGgtcaaattatatttgaataaataacaagttatatatatcttcataaagattgggaagatgatgatgataaatagatttttatctttatattttaagcATGTATGCAAGATGcacatatatgttttttaaggGTTGCTTTATAAACTAGCATAATGTTAAAATTCACATTTATAAAGCTAAAATAGATAATACTTATATTTTGTTGTCGCatcattattatcttttttatcacctttattatatttttcgtCGACAATATTTATAGTCCGAACACGAGAGACTTTAATGGTTGAGACCAGGGACGTATGTATACATTGGAATGGTTGAGACCAGGGACGTATGTATACATTGGCTtaggtgggcttaagcccatccataattttttttaatgtatataaaataatataaaaatatcggAGATTCTTGCTTCTCActcatttgtaaaatatatacacTATCTATATATAGTCAcataatattctaatatttgTATCCGgatttattttcatgtttagatgcaaattttaaattttattccattaatttaatattctactaaatttttattatttaattattttaattttattttttataattatttttttaattcaaaatatatagaatttcatttttttttctaattctcttctctaatattttttttcttaagaatTGTGTACATTATGTTTATaactgattttattttattatgtttaattaactttttaatttataatgttaacattattttttttaacattaataaaatatttacttatttttaacattaaaatcgTACGGAGCAAATATTTTTAGCAATAAACAATTAATAGAACCTCGCAATAAAATAgaggataatttttttttgcgaACTATTTGACAATTTATATTGAACAAGATTTAGACAATTTATATTGAACAAGATTTAGACAatgatgttaatatatattttattattaataaattttatttttcaaaatttgggTAGAtttcaacttatttaaatatcataatataacatcttcttttaatatatataatctattacacaaaatttaaatCCACCCCAATATAAATTTCTGAATCCGTCCCTGGTTGGGACAATCTAGTGGTCATCTTACTCCTCTCATTCAACGttgttttgttatttatatatataaaaaaatcttttactataaaaccctaaatcttgttcagttatttttttaatataagaaattaatatataaatatatttaaattcgagtcTTTCGAGCCGAACTTGAGCCTATGATTATATGATCGAGCCGGGTTCGAGATTAATATTAAAGGCtcgatcgagctcgagccgaactcgagctagGACTAGTTCGAGCTCAGCTCAGTTTGTTTACAcccttatatatatatccaaattaaccacagttctcgacccggcaatctgaaCACTGTATAATAtaagattagttagttaaaaagttgaacttatatcgttaaaatgtctcgcgttcatcaaatttggtgttgaatttaaaatataaagtcttattagtctagttggttaaatagttgtacttgtttttgttagattgcaagttcaaaacatatctttagcatttttattttattttttttaactattttaagtttatgtgcgggtcaacccataaacccaaatattcatttactctcacatatatctaaattaaccacaactctcgatccgacaatccggacactttaaaaataagcatcattatatatatatattatatatatatattatatatatatatattagttagttaaaaaaatgaacttatattgttaaaatgtctcgtgttcaatttaaaatataaagtctttttagCCTTGTtcgttaaagagttgtacttgttttgttaggttataaattcgaaatatacatataacatttttaattttatttttaaccgttttaagttttggACGGCTCAATCTacaatccgatccaaatatccatttactttcatatatatattcaaattaaccatagctctcgacccgataattcaaacactttaaaattaaacatcattattatatatatatatatatatatattagtttaaagcGGAAAGAAATATCGTCGTTATTCATCGATTCCTTGCCACTCAAGacaaatatttcattaaacttgatagattttatttgatattattatattatttatcagggtaaattttgtgaaaaaatttAGACAAGGAGATTTCAAATCCTAGTTAtgcaattattttttctattttttaagtGAGTTAGAGTTAATTAGTGTGGTTGAGATACTCTCAATCCATAATCATATTGCCATATAGTTGGATTATTGAGTCAACTTGTCaatctagataaaaaaaaatgaatatgattactctttcttttttcttttttttattattaggtgtctttatattataataaacaatataatttttttttatgtcttttctaaattttaaaatatatatttagatatatggtttaaataaattttatgtaaatttgaaatattttaaaaaatatattaataaatatgaaattatatgagttatttgataaagctaaataaattttattttacgttattttgttggtgatattttttttttatatttttattgttattttcaaataattaatctcgTTGTGTTTTAATTGTGTTGGGTGATAAGATACATTttcgtattttttattttattttattcatttgtatcatatttatatactttaaaaaaaaatgaattatacgAGATACtctttttattctatttatcatatcattattaattttattgcatttttttaatttaaaaaatatacatataatttaaaaataaacagtgttacacaatatatatatttattatatttatatatcttaatatatatttaaaattatttattaatttttagtttaaaaaaaatatatgttaaaatgttatatatatatatatatatatatatatatatatatatatatatattattacatatatatatattattacatcatgcctaaattataaattaataaatactttttaaaatataaaaatttacactaaaatatataatattcaaataaatatatttaaatttgttacataatatattatttaactaaaatatatataggaCATTATTAACAAATCCATAccattatttttcctttttctttttttattcgGATTTAAATCGTTTGTTGGAATTCAGAAACAATTAGACTATACTCCTATATTGTAGGTCGCGAGTTCTCCTTTATTTTGTCTCGATTTTAACTtcctaatattttaataattgaatcaATTAGGCAGAATACAGTTTTATTATTAGATGGagttcttataaataaattttgaaagtaCATTAAAGAATAAACAAATACCATTTAGTGAtcttttatgttaatatatatgacattttcTTATCAACTTTCTGTAGActgacaaaatatttttattacatcaataaatttgatcataatacaaacttaataaataaatatgatttttttcataaatatatttatatatatacattaaaataagatttatattCATTACATTGTGAAGTGGAAAATCATATTCATTTGTTCGATATTGGTTAGGTTGACTTCCTAGTTTCtacattcaaaaaataaattaaaattagatttttttttctattattatttaaaattatattttatacaaagAAGAGTCCTTGTATATGGGAAGGGATAGCACGTTAAATTGGGAGCAGCGAATCTCATTCTTATATATGAGGTCCTTTTTAGGTTCTTAGAGTTTTTGCAACAATAAAATGATCGATTTTTCTCAGAAAAAAATCATGTAGAACCTGCGTCTTTGAGATGTTAAgatatcttaaatttatttgaatttgttttaggGGCACGAATAGTATTCTTTACGATTGTTTCAACACTAACcctatttcaaaaaaataaaactataattgCAATCTAACTTTAAAAAGATGATATCTTAGATTAATACAACCATGTGCAATTGGATATggcattataatatatattacatactTGCATGCAAAGTTTTTAGCTATAGTTGTTAGATGATGATACGATTCGATTACCAAATTGAGTCCATATTAAACGTGTGTTCATGAGGTTGTTGTTGTGGTTGTTGCACTGGTTCTTGAACACTCGATGAGGATGCCAAGAGATTCGTAGGCTCAAAGTCCGCTCCATATTGAGAAATTTCATTTGTAATTCCTCGAGGCATGAAAGAGTATTGGTTAGTGCTCGCCAAATCCAAAGGTTGTGGATACACATTCCTCAATTGCAATGCCCTAAGGATCAAGGAGTCAACACTAGTATATGGGCTAAGAAGGCTAGTATTAGGCCATGATGAAAGTGATGGACTTGCAGTTGTAATTGGCCAGTTCATGTTCATGCTCAAGTTGCTATAGTTTTGTATTGAGCCATTTATGTCTATGGAACTTGATGAGTAATTATTAGGTAAAATGTTCAAGTTTGGTAGTTGTTCAATATCGCCAAATTCGTTTGTCATAATGTTTGTATCATCATCCTGATCAGATTCAGGAGATTGGGGAGACGATGGAGTTTGTTGAGACGGTTTCTTCATAGTTGAACTCTTTTGGAAAATTCTACACACCACCCATTCGtcctaaaaatgaaaaaaaaaactcgataaattactaaataaataaatattcataataatgcaTATGAAAAGATATATATAGCATGCATGTAATTAATTACCTTTGTAGCTCTAAAGCAATTCTTAGTTTCTAGCCTATACTCATGCATGACCCAATTGCTTTTCTCACCCTTGGGAGCTCTACCTTTGTAGAAAACTAGGGTTTTCTTCATTCCAACTAAGACCCCTCCACGAAATATCTCCTTGTCTTTGCCTGTCGTTTTCCAATAGCCAGCTTCAGTTGCGCGGTTGGTTCTTAGGCCAGTTGGGTATTTTCGATCCTTTAAGCTAAAGAAGTACCATTCCTTTTCTCCCATTGATGCTTTAGCTATGATCGATTATTTTAaagttacaataaaattatacactACATAATCGCATTTAATTAATAGAGACTAAAAACACAAAATAGTCCAATTCAAACggttatgtttgtttatttgtttctcaaattcgaataatttaatttgataaggAATATTATAAAGATgttatattaatacatatacaCATATACGGTTTTAAtgcaaatttcaaaaaattaaatagctTTGAAAACACTATCTTTTGTGACAAAATTTAGTAATATCCCCTTTTTTTGGTATCAATTAGTTATGACTTCATAGTTaaattagattatcaagatgtTTGAGACTTGATATAGACTATGTATTATGaggaaataatataaactttaaaagtaaaataaa is drawn from Impatiens glandulifera chromosome 3, dImpGla2.1, whole genome shotgun sequence and contains these coding sequences:
- the LOC124932200 gene encoding NAC domain-containing protein 20, which encodes MDEKLPPGFRFHPTDEELITFYLSQKVSDFGFTSKAIIDVDLNKCEPWDLPAKASMGEKEWYFFSLKDRKYPTGLRTNRATEAGYWKTTGKDKEIFRGGVLVGMKKTLVFYKGRAPKGEKSNWVMHEYRLETKNCFRATKDEWVVCRIFQKSSTMKKPSQQTPSSPQSPESDQDDDTNIMTNEFGDIEQLPNLNILPNNYSSSSIDINGSIQNYSNLSMNMNWPITTASPSLSSWPNTSLLSPYTSVDSLILRALQLRNVYPQPLDLASTNQYSFMPRGITNEISQYGADFEPTNLLASSSSVQEPVQQPQQQPHEHTFNMDSIW
- the LOC124931431 gene encoding extended synaptotagmin-1-like; its protein translation is MGRTRRTAKGFDVSRAKDFLNYLSNDKPLFPWMIALILIVWSIERWFMCFTNFVPLSVAVWATYQYGNYQSQIQAKDLERRWKQVMSNASPVTPLEHCEWFNKLLNEIWPNFVNPKLSLKFSSIVEERLKHRKPPLIEKIELEEFSLGSCPPSFGLNGTCWSMFRDQRTMRTSFDWDTTDVSILLVAKLTNPLMRIAKIAVKNVHIKGELLLRPILDGKAVLYSFLYSPEVRIDLAFGTGETQSLPATEFPIVSSWLVKVLNDTIEKTMVEPRRRCLSLPSVDLRKSVVGGMVYVKVISASELSVRQPSLEGYHIEKDLSTFVEVKLEQLSRKTDLRSGTKPKWNASFNMVLHDEMGILKFHLYESNPGNARYNHLATCEIKMKYVADDSVIYWALGPDNGIVAQHAEFCGKEVEMIVPFEGMDSGKLTVRLILKEWHCSDGSLSLSHLPLSGSSSSFTSKTGRKISVTVVEGKDLIGMHKFGKCDPYVKLQYGKDIQETKVVRHTTSPVWDKQFEFEELTNGEYLKIKCYSDDTFIDKNLGGAQVSLEGLIDGCPRDVWVPLENVDSGDVRLKIEASKIDDNDGSNAWIELVLIEAKDLVAADRNGKSDPYVRVHYGSVKEKTKVMYKTLNPIWNQKFKFLDDGSHLALYVKDHNTVLPTSSIGECVVNYQQLDLNQPCEKWVALEGVKNGEIRIRITRKNFEVEKRLSFESETCTIKAHRNSCLMKQIMIKLDTLVDGDDLGEVSESLRELERLYVGQEEYMIQLETEKKLLLDKISELDHEILNSSPP